The Terracoccus luteus genome includes a region encoding these proteins:
- a CDS encoding cobalamin biosynthesis protein produces MSRALGLLAGWLLDRALGDPRRWHPVAGFGSAAAAVEKVVYRDARVAGVVHVLALVAPLAAVGTVAEGRLQRHPVLHTAATAAVTWAALGGRSLDREAGTISAQLGAGDLGAARRQVRNLVGRDPSRLDADGVARACIESLAENTSDAVTAPLLWGGALGLPGLLAYRAVNTLDAMVGHRSPRYLRFGWAAARLDDVVNWVPARVAGVAAVAFGTGLGSGSRGEAMDVVRRDAPAHPSPNGGVVEGAFAGILGVSIGGTNVYDGRVENRGVLGRGPAATARDIDPSRRLATRVGLASLAVAALVASLVERRGPRT; encoded by the coding sequence GTGAGCCGCGCGCTGGGCCTGCTGGCGGGCTGGCTGCTCGACCGTGCGCTCGGCGACCCGCGTCGGTGGCACCCGGTCGCCGGGTTCGGCTCTGCTGCAGCGGCCGTCGAGAAGGTCGTGTACCGCGACGCACGCGTCGCCGGAGTCGTGCACGTGCTGGCCCTCGTGGCGCCGCTGGCCGCGGTCGGCACGGTCGCCGAGGGTCGGCTCCAACGGCATCCGGTGCTTCACACGGCGGCGACCGCGGCCGTGACGTGGGCCGCGCTCGGCGGGCGGTCGCTCGACCGTGAGGCGGGCACCATCTCGGCCCAGCTCGGCGCCGGCGACCTCGGCGCGGCCCGGCGGCAGGTGCGCAACCTCGTCGGGCGCGACCCCTCACGGCTCGACGCCGACGGGGTGGCCCGCGCGTGCATCGAGTCGTTGGCCGAGAACACGTCGGACGCCGTCACCGCCCCCCTGCTCTGGGGCGGGGCGCTCGGCCTGCCGGGGCTGCTGGCGTACCGCGCCGTGAACACGCTCGACGCCATGGTCGGCCACCGGTCGCCCCGGTACCTGCGCTTCGGCTGGGCCGCGGCCCGGCTCGACGACGTCGTCAACTGGGTGCCGGCCCGGGTGGCCGGCGTGGCCGCCGTCGCTTTCGGGACCGGGCTCGGCAGCGGCAGCCGCGGCGAGGCGATGGACGTCGTGCGGCGTGACGCACCGGCCCACCCCAGCCCCAACGGCGGCGTCGTCGAGGGTGCCTTCGCCGGCATCCTCGGGGTGTCGATCGGCGGCACCAACGTCTACGACGGGCGCGTCGAGAACCGCGGCGTGCTCGGTCGCGGACCCGCCGCCACCGCCCGCGACATCGACCCGTCCCGGCGCCTCGCCACCCGGGTCGGGCTCGCCTCCCTCGCCGTCGCGGCACTCGTCGCGTCGCTGGTCGAGCGCCGCGGCCCCCGGACCTGA
- the cobA gene encoding uroporphyrinogen-III C-methyltransferase: MPLDLSFRGRRVLLDGVDDRTAATIDALRRDGALVALRPAPGVPLPTSVTDLVERGLVTLVEVDQPGQPGEPEHHDVVIRARSGATDDAPDGRVRDTAPGRSPGGEAGRPTPGTVTLVGGGPGHPGLITVAGLDSVRTADVVVHDRLAPLAVLGQARPDAVVVDVGKIPRGESTSQERINAVIVEHALAGRAVCRLKGGDNFVFGRGGEEAEACAVAGVPVSVVPGVSSSVAAPSLAGIPVTHRTLVQGFTVVSAHVPPGDPRSTLDWGGIARSGTTVVVLMGVATLPAVAAELVAHGRAADTPAAVVADAGLPSMRTVRAPLAEIAAASAAAGLGAPAVVVVGDVAALDVLA, translated from the coding sequence GTGCCGCTTGACCTCAGCTTCCGGGGCCGCCGCGTCCTGCTCGACGGGGTGGACGACCGGACCGCGGCGACCATCGACGCGCTGCGCCGCGACGGCGCACTGGTGGCCCTGCGCCCCGCCCCCGGTGTACCGCTGCCGACGTCGGTGACCGACCTCGTCGAGCGCGGTCTCGTCACCCTCGTCGAGGTCGACCAGCCCGGCCAGCCCGGCGAGCCGGAACACCACGACGTCGTCATCCGGGCCCGCTCCGGCGCGACGGACGACGCGCCCGACGGTCGAGTGCGTGACACCGCGCCCGGCCGTTCCCCCGGCGGGGAGGCCGGGCGGCCGACCCCCGGGACGGTGACCCTCGTCGGGGGCGGGCCCGGTCACCCCGGCCTCATCACCGTGGCCGGCCTCGACTCGGTGCGCACCGCCGACGTCGTCGTGCACGACCGCCTCGCCCCGCTGGCCGTGCTGGGGCAGGCCCGGCCCGACGCGGTCGTCGTCGACGTCGGCAAGATCCCGCGGGGTGAGTCGACCTCGCAGGAGCGCATCAACGCCGTCATCGTCGAGCACGCCCTCGCCGGTCGGGCGGTGTGCCGCCTCAAGGGCGGCGACAACTTCGTCTTCGGCCGGGGCGGCGAGGAGGCGGAGGCGTGCGCCGTCGCCGGGGTACCCGTCAGCGTCGTGCCCGGTGTCTCGTCGAGCGTCGCCGCGCCCTCGCTGGCCGGCATCCCCGTGACGCACCGCACCCTCGTGCAGGGTTTCACCGTGGTCAGCGCGCACGTGCCACCGGGCGACCCGCGCAGCACCCTCGACTGGGGCGGTATCGCCCGGTCGGGCACGACGGTCGTCGTGCTCATGGGGGTGGCCACGCTGCCCGCGGTCGCCGCCGAGCTCGTCGCGCACGGCCGCGCCGCCGACACCCCCGCGGCGGTCGTGGCGGATGCCGGTCTGCCGAGCATGCGCACCGTGCGGGCCCCGCTCGCCGAGATCGCCGCGGCCAGCGCCGCGGCCGGGCTCGGGGCCCCCGCCGTGGTCGTCGTCGGCGACGTGGCCGCCCTCGACGTGCTGGCGTGA
- a CDS encoding NAD(P)/FAD-dependent oxidoreductase, translating into MTQPSRAARPTAAVVGAGVSGLTAAHVLSRTHDVTLYEADARLGGHAHTHDVDDHGRALRIDSGFIVHNERTYPHLLRLFAELGVQTQPTEMSMSISCAGCGLEYAGGRGLAAMFAQPRRVADPRFVRLLTEVPRFHRAARRVLAGEPTSETTTADAGHDAGAMGPDPTWGEFLTENRFSPYFVRHFAVPLVSCVWSCGDLDARSYPARHLFAFLEHHGMLTVTGSPQWRTVTGGSATYVERLAARLPDVRRSSRVEAVTRHDDGVDVRSADGSAATFDRAVVATHADQALELLVDATPDEKRDLGAIRYSRNETWLHRDASVLPRAPRARASWNYRMQACAAPAPEVLVSYWMDRLHGLGADGDGTATDDHVVTLNAAGHVDPSTVIARMSYEHPVFTTDAVAAAARLRGAGGDRLAFAGAHLGWGFHEDGCRSGVEAAASLGVTW; encoded by the coding sequence GTGACCCAGCCGTCACGAGCCGCCCGGCCCACCGCGGCCGTCGTCGGCGCCGGCGTCTCCGGGCTCACCGCGGCGCACGTGCTCTCACGCACGCACGACGTCACCCTGTACGAGGCCGACGCCCGTCTGGGCGGGCACGCGCACACCCACGACGTCGACGACCACGGCCGCGCCCTGCGCATCGACAGCGGCTTCATCGTGCACAACGAGCGCACCTACCCGCACCTGCTGCGCCTCTTCGCCGAGCTCGGGGTGCAGACGCAGCCGACCGAGATGAGCATGAGCATCTCGTGCGCCGGCTGCGGTCTCGAGTACGCCGGCGGCCGAGGCCTCGCCGCGATGTTCGCCCAGCCGCGGCGGGTCGCCGACCCCCGCTTCGTGCGCCTGCTCACCGAGGTGCCCCGCTTCCACCGCGCCGCCCGCCGCGTCCTCGCGGGCGAGCCCACGAGCGAGACGACCACTGCGGATGCCGGCCACGACGCGGGTGCCATGGGCCCCGACCCGACGTGGGGCGAGTTCCTCACGGAGAACCGCTTCTCGCCGTACTTCGTCCGGCACTTCGCCGTGCCCCTCGTCTCGTGCGTGTGGTCGTGCGGCGACCTCGACGCGCGCTCGTACCCGGCCCGCCACCTCTTCGCCTTCCTCGAGCACCACGGCATGCTCACCGTCACCGGCTCGCCGCAGTGGCGCACCGTCACCGGCGGGTCGGCGACCTACGTCGAGCGCCTCGCGGCCCGGCTGCCCGACGTGCGCCGCAGCAGCCGCGTCGAGGCCGTGACGCGCCACGACGACGGGGTCGACGTCCGCAGTGCCGACGGCAGCGCCGCCACCTTCGACCGGGCGGTCGTCGCCACGCACGCCGACCAGGCGCTCGAGCTGCTCGTCGACGCCACCCCCGACGAGAAGCGCGACCTCGGCGCGATCCGCTACTCGCGCAACGAGACCTGGCTGCACCGCGACGCGTCGGTGCTACCCCGCGCCCCTCGCGCCCGCGCGTCGTGGAACTACCGCATGCAGGCCTGCGCGGCCCCCGCCCCCGAGGTGCTCGTCAGCTACTGGATGGACCGGCTGCACGGTCTCGGGGCCGACGGCGACGGGACCGCGACCGACGACCACGTCGTCACCCTCAACGCCGCCGGCCACGTCGACCCCTCGACCGTCATCGCGCGCATGAGCTACGAGCACCCCGTCTTCACGACCGACGCCGTCGCCGCCGCGGCCCGCCTGCGCGGTGCCGGTGGCGACCGCCTCGCCTTCGCCGGCGCGCACCTCGGGTGGGGCTTCCACGAGGACGGCTGCCGTTCCGGTGTCGAGGCCGCCGCCTCGCTCGGGGTGACGTGGTGA
- the cobC gene encoding Rv2231c family pyridoxal phosphate-dependent protein CobC codes for MRHPHDAYDAGDEHDLHHHGDRDLGDGLVDLAVNVRLTTPPAWLRDVLVDSLSGLGAYPDDTAAVAAIAARHGVDPACVLPTAGGAEAFTLVARGLGVRRPVVVHPQFTEPEAALRAAGHRPLRHVLVQDDGFAFTTGTFERNHRDSDLVVVGNPTNPTGVLHEAGALRSLTRPGRTLVVDEAFMDAVPGEPETLLTPGASLQGLLVVRSLTKTWGLAGLRAGYVVGDPELVASLRAVQPPWAVSGPALAATVACLSDEAVAEADRGARQLDARRAVLVTELARLGIRPAAPSVAPFVLLDTSAAGAHSRRKALANLGFAVRRGETFPGLLPAHLRVAVRDENTSRRFVSALHSTLGSHRAA; via the coding sequence ATGCGACACCCGCACGACGCGTACGACGCGGGCGACGAGCACGACCTGCACCACCACGGCGACCGCGACCTCGGCGACGGGCTGGTCGACCTCGCCGTCAACGTGCGCCTGACGACCCCGCCGGCGTGGCTGCGCGACGTGCTCGTCGACTCGCTGTCAGGTCTCGGCGCCTACCCCGACGACACCGCGGCGGTGGCCGCCATCGCCGCCCGTCACGGCGTCGACCCCGCGTGCGTGCTGCCCACGGCCGGAGGTGCCGAGGCCTTCACCCTCGTCGCCCGCGGGCTCGGGGTGCGCCGGCCGGTGGTCGTGCACCCCCAGTTCACCGAGCCGGAGGCGGCCCTCCGGGCGGCCGGTCACCGGCCCCTGCGTCACGTGCTGGTGCAGGACGATGGGTTCGCTTTCACGACAGGGACGTTCGAGCGCAACCACAGGGACTCGGACCTCGTCGTCGTGGGCAACCCGACCAACCCCACCGGGGTGCTGCACGAGGCAGGGGCACTCCGGTCACTCACCCGGCCGGGCCGCACCCTCGTCGTCGACGAGGCCTTCATGGACGCCGTCCCCGGTGAGCCGGAGACCCTGCTCACCCCCGGCGCGTCGCTGCAGGGGCTGCTCGTCGTGCGGTCGCTCACCAAGACGTGGGGGTTGGCCGGGCTCCGGGCCGGTTACGTCGTCGGCGACCCCGAGCTCGTCGCCTCGCTGCGCGCGGTACAGCCGCCGTGGGCGGTCTCGGGGCCGGCCCTCGCCGCCACCGTGGCCTGCCTGAGTGACGAGGCCGTGGCCGAGGCCGACCGCGGGGCCCGACAGCTCGACGCCCGACGGGCGGTGCTCGTCACCGAGCTCGCGCGGCTCGGCATCCGGCCCGCCGCGCCGTCGGTGGCTCCCTTCGTGCTGCTCGACACCTCCGCGGCCGGTGCGCACAGCCGGCGAAAGGCGTTGGCCAATCTGGGTTTCGCCGTCCGCCGGGGCGAGACCTTCCCCGGCCTGCTGCCCGCCCACCTCCGGGTCGCCGTGCGAGACGAGAACACGTCGCGGCGCTTCGTCTCCGCGCTCCACTCCACCCTGGGGAGCCACCGTGCCGCTTGA
- a CDS encoding MerR family transcriptional regulator → MYTIKRAAELTGISVATLRAWERRYGVVAPVRSDGGYRLYGPQDVRALAIMNSLVNEGWSAKEAAKETLDRLSRDSFTTDGPWEPGLPPALPGSHLTLMPPPEGAEALVEAARRLDGSAAAQVLDARFALGSFESVVDDWLMPALGRVGEAWAQGTVTVAGEHLVSYAVQRRLAAAYEAAANLPGGPVVVIGLAPGVHHELGLLAFAVAARRAGFSTVYVGADLPADDWVEIVRARSAVADVMAVPRDIDVEPTRAIVERLRASTPGLVVGMGGRQQGAIPGCVHLGHGIGQGVGELARRLRIPA, encoded by the coding sequence ATGTACACGATCAAGCGAGCGGCAGAGCTGACCGGCATCAGCGTGGCGACCCTGCGCGCGTGGGAGCGGCGCTACGGCGTCGTGGCCCCGGTGCGGTCCGACGGCGGGTACCGCCTCTACGGCCCCCAGGACGTGCGGGCGCTCGCGATCATGAACTCCCTCGTCAACGAGGGCTGGTCGGCCAAGGAGGCCGCCAAGGAGACGCTGGACCGTCTCTCGCGCGACAGCTTCACGACCGACGGCCCGTGGGAGCCCGGCCTGCCCCCGGCGCTGCCCGGCTCGCACCTGACCCTCATGCCGCCGCCCGAGGGCGCCGAGGCGCTCGTCGAGGCGGCCCGTCGGCTCGACGGGAGCGCGGCGGCCCAGGTGCTCGACGCCAGGTTCGCGCTCGGCAGCTTCGAGTCGGTCGTCGACGACTGGCTCATGCCCGCGCTCGGGCGGGTCGGCGAGGCGTGGGCCCAGGGAACCGTCACCGTGGCCGGCGAGCACCTGGTGTCGTACGCCGTGCAACGCCGGCTCGCCGCCGCGTACGAGGCGGCGGCGAACCTGCCGGGCGGCCCGGTCGTCGTCATCGGCCTCGCGCCGGGCGTCCACCACGAGCTCGGGCTGCTCGCCTTCGCGGTGGCGGCACGGCGGGCGGGGTTCTCGACGGTCTACGTCGGGGCCGACCTCCCGGCCGACGACTGGGTCGAGATCGTCCGCGCCCGCAGCGCGGTCGCGGACGTCATGGCGGTGCCGCGCGACATCGACGTCGAGCCGACCCGCGCCATCGTCGAGCGCCTGCGCGCCAGCACGCCCGGGCTCGTCGTCGGCATGGGTGGTCGCCAACAGGGTGCGATCCCCGGCTGCGTGCACCTCGGTCACGGCATCGGACAGGGTGTCGGAGAGCTGGCCCGCCGGCTGCGCATCCCGGCGTGA
- a CDS encoding cobalt-precorrin-6A reductase, with protein sequence MTRAVTRAGTRTRVLVLGGTGEARELAARLTADRVPVVSSLAGRVSRPALPEGDVRVGGFGGVDGLATYLGDETVTHVVDATHPFADRISANAAAACALAGVPVVRLQRPGWTRHPLASSFSWVDSVDAAREATDGFVRPFVTTGRQQLQSFSSWDDRFVLVRVVEPPGWDVPASWEVRQARGPFGLDEELDLMRSRRVDALLTKDSGGALTEPKLRAAHGLGMEVVVVRRPPVPDGLEVVETVDEAHDWVNA encoded by the coding sequence GTGACCCGTGCCGTGACCCGTGCCGGGACACGCACCCGGGTGCTCGTGCTCGGTGGCACGGGCGAGGCGCGCGAGCTCGCCGCCCGCCTGACGGCGGACAGGGTCCCGGTCGTCTCGAGCCTCGCCGGCCGGGTGTCGAGGCCGGCCCTGCCCGAGGGCGACGTGCGGGTCGGTGGCTTCGGGGGCGTCGACGGGCTGGCGACCTACCTCGGTGACGAGACGGTGACACACGTCGTCGACGCGACGCACCCCTTCGCCGATCGCATCAGCGCCAACGCGGCGGCCGCCTGTGCCCTGGCCGGCGTGCCGGTCGTGCGGCTGCAGCGGCCCGGCTGGACCCGGCATCCGCTCGCCTCGTCGTTCTCGTGGGTCGACTCCGTCGACGCGGCGCGCGAGGCGACCGACGGTTTCGTTCGGCCGTTCGTCACCACGGGCCGCCAGCAGCTGCAGTCGTTCTCGTCGTGGGACGACCGGTTCGTGCTCGTCCGCGTCGTCGAGCCGCCGGGGTGGGACGTCCCCGCCTCGTGGGAGGTGCGGCAGGCGCGCGGGCCCTTCGGTCTCGACGAGGAACTCGACCTCATGCGCTCGCGGCGGGTCGACGCGCTGCTGACGAAGGACTCCGGCGGCGCCCTGACCGAGCCCAAGCTGCGGGCTGCGCACGGGCTCGGGATGGAGGTGGTCGTCGTGCGGCGGCCCCCGGTGCCAGACGGGCTCGAGGTCGTCGAGACCGTCGACGAGGCCCACGACTGGGTGAACGCCTGA
- a CDS encoding SAM-dependent methyltransferase, with the protein MTTSAPTPVTQPLCLRRPALRVLCLRARVARGILASVARRVPVEVRLPDGSTLTGEPATTGRPVLEVVRPTALFERLAHHPKIGIGEAYMAGDWRAAPGTDLADVLRPFAERMTTAVPPGLLALRALVDRRIPTATRNSLLGSRRNIEAHYDLSNEMFALFLDETLSYSSALFDRSPEAGPVTTQDLEAAQLRKVAGILDQAKVTLGSRVLEIGTGWGTLAIEAARRGAHVTTVTLSREQAALAAERVRAAGLDDLVDIRVQDYREVQGRFDAVVSVEMIEAVGEEYWPTYFRTIDERLVPGGIAAVQSILMSHDRLQATKHSYGWIQKHIFPGGLIPSLEAIDATTREHTALRVTDVRAFGTDYAETLRRWRERFLAAWPQVAALGFDETFRRKWEFYLAYCEAGFATGYLDVAQIRMERSGTTTG; encoded by the coding sequence ATGACCACCAGTGCCCCCACCCCCGTCACGCAGCCGCTGTGCCTGCGGCGCCCGGCCCTGCGGGTGCTGTGCCTGCGCGCCCGGGTGGCCCGCGGCATCCTCGCGTCGGTGGCCCGACGGGTGCCGGTCGAGGTCCGCCTGCCCGACGGCTCGACCCTCACCGGCGAGCCCGCCACGACGGGGCGACCGGTGCTCGAGGTCGTCCGCCCGACGGCGCTCTTCGAGCGGCTGGCCCATCACCCCAAGATCGGCATCGGTGAGGCCTACATGGCCGGTGACTGGCGCGCCGCGCCCGGCACCGACCTCGCCGACGTCCTCCGGCCCTTCGCGGAGCGGATGACGACGGCGGTCCCGCCGGGGCTGCTCGCCCTCCGGGCGCTCGTCGACCGGCGCATCCCGACGGCGACCCGCAACTCGCTGCTCGGCTCGCGGCGCAACATCGAGGCGCACTACGACCTCAGCAACGAGATGTTCGCGCTGTTCCTCGACGAGACCCTCAGCTACAGCTCGGCCCTCTTCGACCGCTCGCCGGAGGCCGGCCCCGTCACGACCCAGGACCTCGAGGCCGCACAGCTGCGCAAGGTGGCCGGCATCCTCGACCAGGCGAAGGTCACCCTCGGCAGCCGGGTGCTCGAGATCGGCACGGGCTGGGGCACGCTCGCCATCGAGGCCGCCCGGCGGGGCGCCCACGTCACGACGGTCACGCTCTCGCGCGAGCAGGCGGCGCTGGCCGCCGAGCGGGTGCGGGCCGCGGGTCTCGACGACCTCGTCGACATCCGGGTGCAGGACTACCGCGAGGTGCAGGGCCGCTTCGACGCCGTCGTCAGCGTCGAGATGATCGAGGCGGTCGGCGAGGAGTACTGGCCGACCTACTTCCGCACCATCGACGAGCGGCTCGTGCCCGGAGGCATCGCGGCGGTCCAGTCGATCCTCATGTCGCACGACCGGCTCCAGGCGACGAAGCACTCGTACGGCTGGATCCAGAAGCACATCTTCCCCGGAGGGCTCATCCCGAGCCTCGAGGCCATCGACGCCACCACCCGCGAGCACACCGCCCTGCGCGTCACCGACGTGCGCGCCTTCGGCACCGACTACGCCGAGACCCTGCGTCGCTGGCGTGAGCGCTTCCTCGCCGCGTGGCCGCAGGTCGCCGCGCTCGGCTTCGACGAGACCTTCCGCCGCAAGTGGGAGTTCTACCTCGCCTACTGCGAAGCCGGCTTCGCCACGGGCTATCTCGACGTGGCGCAGATCCGCATGGAGCGATCGGGTACGACCACCGGGTAG
- a CDS encoding DUF1365 domain-containing protein translates to MSARVALPPLPALVDGTVTHTRRRPLVHRFTHATYQWLVDVDDLPRMPFPHSLFARFDARDHLDRGRLGGGLRGDVERFLAARGRVLGPDDRVVMLANARVLGHVFDPLTVFWCLRPTGEVVAVVFEVHNTYGERHAYLLDPDSAGETSVDKAFYVSPFNDVTGTYRVALTLGSERVTVGVHLDREGERVVDAVTTGVPTPATRHALAAAVRRHGLMTQRVSALIRLHGVRLWLRRLPVLPRPTHPEEAVR, encoded by the coding sequence GTGAGCGCCCGGGTCGCGCTCCCGCCGCTGCCCGCCCTCGTCGACGGCACCGTGACGCACACCCGACGCCGCCCGCTCGTGCACCGCTTCACCCACGCGACCTACCAGTGGCTCGTCGACGTCGACGACCTGCCGCGGATGCCGTTCCCGCACAGCCTGTTCGCCCGCTTCGACGCGCGTGACCACCTCGACCGCGGCCGGCTCGGCGGCGGGCTGCGCGGTGACGTCGAACGCTTCCTCGCCGCCCGTGGTCGCGTCCTCGGCCCTGACGACCGGGTCGTCATGCTCGCCAACGCCCGCGTGCTCGGGCACGTCTTTGACCCGCTCACCGTCTTCTGGTGCCTGCGCCCGACCGGCGAGGTGGTCGCCGTCGTCTTCGAGGTGCACAACACGTACGGCGAGCGCCACGCCTACCTGCTCGACCCCGACTCCGCCGGTGAGACCAGCGTCGACAAGGCCTTCTACGTCTCACCCTTCAACGACGTCACGGGCACCTACCGGGTCGCGCTCACCCTCGGGTCCGAGCGCGTCACCGTCGGCGTGCACCTCGACCGCGAGGGCGAGCGCGTCGTCGACGCCGTGACGACCGGCGTGCCGACGCCCGCCACGAGACACGCGCTGGCCGCGGCCGTGCGCCGCCACGGCCTCATGACCCAGCGCGTCAGCGCGCTCATCCGGCTGCACGGCGTCCGCCTCTGGCTCCGCCGGCTGCCGGTGCTCCCCCGTCCGACCCATCCCGAGGAGGCGGTCCGATGA
- a CDS encoding cryptochrome/photolyase family protein: MADDRTVAILWFRRDLRLHDHPALLAAIEAADEVLPLFVIDPHLMSRGTPRSERLLASLAALGKDTRDTLVIRRGDPVEVVARVAKQAGARTVHVSRETTPYGRERDEAVEKALADDHRELVRTGSPYAIGPGTIVNGSDSPYKVFTPFSRAWRRHGAPEPAERPTRIPWHHGIRSDDLPEAKDVGDIEAGEAAARTRWKAFLENDLEGYKDGRERPDLDATSKLSAPLKYGEIHPRTLLADLASVTGVPTQDVETYETEIIWREFYADVLWHQPESAWHDLRPELGGLAYDSGTATDELVEAWKAGRTGYPIVDAGMRQLLELGWMHNRLRMITASFLTKDLHVWWPVGARHFLDHLLDGDLSSNNHGWQWVAGTGTDASPYFRVFNPVTQGKKFDPDGEYVRRWVPELAHLPGKAAHEPWDHEDGYEHDYPTRIVEHDEERKEALSRYERARR, translated from the coding sequence ATGGCCGACGACCGCACCGTCGCGATCCTGTGGTTCAGGCGCGACCTGCGCCTGCACGACCACCCCGCCCTGCTCGCCGCGATCGAGGCGGCCGACGAGGTGCTGCCCCTCTTCGTCATCGACCCGCACCTCATGAGCCGCGGCACGCCCCGGTCCGAACGGCTGCTCGCGTCGCTCGCCGCGCTCGGCAAGGACACCCGGGACACCCTCGTCATCCGCCGCGGCGACCCGGTCGAGGTCGTGGCCCGCGTCGCGAAGCAGGCCGGCGCCCGCACCGTGCACGTCAGCCGGGAGACGACGCCCTACGGCCGCGAGCGCGACGAGGCGGTCGAGAAGGCGCTCGCCGACGACCACCGCGAGCTCGTGCGCACCGGCAGCCCGTACGCCATCGGGCCCGGCACGATCGTCAACGGCTCCGACAGCCCCTACAAGGTGTTCACCCCCTTCAGCCGGGCGTGGCGCCGGCACGGCGCGCCCGAGCCGGCCGAGCGGCCCACACGCATCCCCTGGCACCACGGCATCCGGTCGGACGACCTGCCCGAGGCGAAGGACGTCGGCGACATCGAGGCCGGCGAGGCGGCGGCCCGCACGCGGTGGAAGGCCTTCCTCGAGAACGACCTCGAGGGCTACAAGGACGGTCGCGAGCGGCCCGACCTCGATGCGACCAGCAAGCTGTCGGCGCCGCTCAAGTACGGCGAGATCCACCCGCGCACCCTGCTCGCCGACCTGGCGTCGGTGACGGGGGTGCCGACGCAGGACGTCGAGACCTACGAGACCGAGATCATCTGGCGCGAGTTCTACGCCGACGTGCTCTGGCACCAGCCCGAGTCGGCGTGGCACGACCTGCGCCCCGAGCTGGGCGGTCTCGCCTACGACTCCGGCACCGCCACCGACGAGCTGGTCGAGGCGTGGAAGGCCGGCCGGACGGGCTACCCCATCGTCGACGCCGGCATGCGCCAGCTGCTCGAGCTGGGCTGGATGCACAACCGGCTGCGCATGATCACGGCGAGCTTCCTCACCAAGGACCTCCACGTGTGGTGGCCGGTCGGGGCGCGCCACTTCCTCGACCACCTGCTCGACGGCGACCTCTCGTCAAACAACCACGGCTGGCAGTGGGTGGCCGGGACGGGCACCGACGCCTCGCCGTACTTCCGCGTCTTCAACCCCGTCACCCAGGGCAAGAAGTTCGACCCGGACGGCGAGTACGTGCGGCGCTGGGTCCCCGAGCTCGCGCACCTGCCGGGCAAGGCTGCGCACGAGCCCTGGGACCACGAGGATGGGTACGAGCACGACTATCCGACGCGCATCGTCGAGCACGACGAGGAGCGCAAGGAGGCGTTGAGCCGGTAC